Sequence from the Leptospira dzoumogneensis genome:
GAATATGAAGTCCGGCACGGATCTCGAACTTTTCGAATTTTACATCGTATTGGATCCCGTAGGAAAAACCTTTTAAAACTTCCGCTACAGAAGTAGGTGCCATTCCGAAATATTGGTCGGTAAAGAGCGGAGCTACTCCTGTTCCTAACGTTAAAGAATTTGAATTTTCAGTTTTTGTCCAGAACTGGTGGTATCCGATCACCGGACGAATATCATATTTAGGATGCGGATATACCGAGTACGAAAAATTTCCATAAACATGTTTCATAGAAACATCATAGTTCCCTTGGATAAATTTTGGGAATGTGCCGCTGCTCGGACCATCTATTCCGATTATACTTTGGGTTGCGGTAGATGTTACGGAACTTGCACCCGCTTCTCCTACAAATCTATTCCAAGAATATCTAATTTCCAAAGAGCGCGCTTTTCCACTTTTAGGTTTTGGTTCGATCGGATATTCGAATTTACCGTTGTCTTGGCCCATACTACTTCCGACCGCAATTACATTGTCGTAATAATTTGCTCCTTGGAAGTTTACGGTTCCGGATCCTGCTCCTAAGAATATATCTAAACGATTTCGTTTTGCTTCTTCGATCTGTTTTTTTCTTTTTTCTGTCTTCTCGTCTAAGACCGCTTGTTTTTTAGAATCTTCTTCTTGTTGTTTTGTAATTTCTTCCGGAGTAGGTGTAGGAGGTCCAACAGGAGTTTTATCCTTAGGCTCCGGAGTTTTGGCTTCTTTGAATGCCACTCTTTTGATGTCTTGTTTCGAAATTTCCTTTGTGGAACCGTCAGGAAGTTTGATCACCATTTTGAATGCTGTTTGGGAAATAATCTCCGCGGTGATCACTCTTCCGTCTTTCATATAGATGACTTGATCGTTTGGATGGACAGAAGTTAGGGAGCAGATCATACATCCGAATAAGATTGCCGCTTTGATTTTATTTTTTAGTCTTAGCATTCCGGATCTGGTCCTATTCAATTTCGAATTCTAGGAAAGAATCCTTGTAATGAAAGTAAGATTCAAGCAATAAATTGACATGCCCGAGAACTAAGAGCGGTTATCGTATAACAAATACTACATTGCGACATTCATAGTTTGAGCCGCTGGTTTTCGGGTAAGATCCCGGCTGTTTTTCGGGAAAAGAAGAAGTCATTTGATCCGCTTAGAGGAAACTGCGGACGGATCTTATTAGCTCGGATTCGTTTTCCAGAGCGGTTTCTAATCTGAGATAAAACCATTTATAAAAATTCTTATCCGTTCCAATAAGAGAAGAGATCTTTACCCCGTCTTTTTCCGTACAGATAATGTAATCTTGGCCGGAAGATTTTTCAGAGATCTGAGTTAGATCTTCTTTTGTATAAGAATAATGATCCGGATAGGATCTGGTTTTTAGCTGGGATGGATTTTGATCTTTTAAAGAAGAATAAAACGAGCCCGGATTTCCCAAGCCTGCAAAGCAGAACACAGATTTTCCTGAAAGATCTTTGACGGAAATTTCGGATCCTGCCGAAGAAAGTGGGATTAGTTTCTGGGGAGAGAATCTAAATCTTAAGGTTTGGGAAGGTCTGTATTTTTTGATCCATTTAGATAGTAAACCTTCATATTCTTCCGAAAACTTGGAAGCGACCAGAAAATTTGCTCTGGAAACAGAAGTATAAGATTCTCTTAATAAACCTAAAGGAAGCACAAATTCCATTTTAGAAAGTTTAGTACAATCCAATAAAACTAGATCCAAATCCCTGTTTAAAGCATGGTGCTGGAATCCATCATCCAGTAATACAAATACCTTTTGATTATCCGGTATTTTGTTCTCCGATCTGAATTTTAGATAAGATTCGTATCTATTGCTTCCTACATATACTTCTGCAAATGAAAGATTCTTTTTTAAAAGAAGAGGTTCGTCTCCGATCTCCAAAGGAGGGGAATTTTCGGTAACTCTTCTGATCCCTTTTCCGGAAGAACCGTATCCTCTGCTTAAGATCACGATTGGAATATTTGGAAAATTAGAATGAAGTAATTTAGCTAAATGTAGAGTGAAAGGAGTTTTGCCTGTTCCGCCTACACTGAAATTCCCGACACTGATCGTAACTGCTGAAGGAAGTGTTCTTTTTGTTTTTAGTCTTCTGTCTAAAAAAAATAAGATCTTATAGACCAGGCTAAGTAGAAATAGAACCGGAAAAAATAGGATCTTTCCAAAAGAGATCATCTTCTTTTCTTAAACCGGAGATTCTGCGAATTGCATCTCGTATAATTTTTTATACTTTCCGTCGAGGCGGATCAACTCCGAGTGAGATCCCGATTCTACCACCTTTCCGCCTTCCATTGTGAAAATAGTATCTGCGATCTGAACCGTGGAGAGTCTGTGAGCGATTATGATGACGGTTCTGTTTTTATATAAGGACTCAAGCGCTTGTTGGACAACTCTTTCCGATTCAGTATCCAATGCGGAAGTGGCCTCGTCCAAGATCAATATTTCAGGATCATTCAATAATGCTCTTGCGATGGAGATCCTTTGTCTTTGTCCACCTGACAGCATTACTCCTCTTTCTCCCACTACAGTATCGAAACCGTCTTCGAAAGATAGAATGAAATCGGTGGCGAATGCGAGTTCCGAAACTTCCCTCATTTTTTCTTCCGTAACGTTCTCTGTTCCGTAGCAGATATTCTCTCGGATACTCCCGTTAAATAAGAATACTTGCTGGTTTACGATGGAGATCTTTTTTCGCAAAGAGGCCAGATCTAAATTTCTGAGATCGGTCCCGTCCCAAGTAATGGAACCTTCACTCGGATCGATCAATCTTGGTACTAGGTCCACTAATGTGGACTTTCCCGCACCGGAAGATCCGACTAACGCAATTGTGGATCCTTTTTGTATGGAGAGATTTAGATCGGAGAGAGCGGAGCTTTTTGCTCCCGGATAAGTATATCCTACCGAATCGAATTTTAATTCTTTAGAAAGTTTTTTAGGGTAGATCGGGTTCGGAGGATTTTTTACATCCGTCTCACTATCCAACATTTCAAAAACTCTGGTTCCTGCTGCCACCGCACTCTGGATGGAGTTGGATAACATTCCCATTTGTTTGAATGGTCTGGTTAAAAATACCAAAGTTAAGAAGAAGATCATAAAATGACCTAAGGTCAATTTTTGGAGTTCGATCAAATAAGCTCCGAAAGCCAAAAATATTACGGCAACTATCGAGCTGGAAAGTTCCACCAAAGAAGGGCCGATCTGATGATAGAAATGTCCTTTAAATGTTTTATCAGAAAGATCGTTATTGATTTCCCAAAATCTCCCCGCTTCCGTCTTTTCCATGGAGAATGCGCGGATGACTCTGATACCAGAGATGACTTCCTGCAAATGTCCGTTTAGTGCGGATAATCTTTCCTGTTGATTGCGTGTTGCTTTTCGGATTCGATCCGCAAAAGAAGTTACAGGTCCCATGATCAACGGGACCACGACTAAAACCGCAATGAACATTTCCCAGCTTAAGAAAAGAAGAATGAGCAAATGTGTGATGATATAGAAAAAATCCACCACTGCATCTTTCAGATCGGAGCTGATCAATTTTGCCAAAACTTCCACATCGTTAACGATTCGGCTCATAAAGATCCCTGTCTTCTCTTGAACAAAATGATTGAGAGGAAGTTCTTGTGCCTTAGAATAAAGTTCTAATCGAAGATCTCGGACCGCTAGATAACCGCCCGAGTTGATACAATACACTGCACCCGTTAAGAATAAAAGTTTTGCTAGATAGATCGGAAATATGAATAAACAAAAAAGTAGAACGAGCTGATCTTTAGGAAGAGTGGTTAAATAAAAGTTGGTCTTGATCTTTATATCTGCGGTTAGTGCTTCGATCTTTTGAATAGCTTCTAATTCTTTTCCTTCTTCCCTTTCTTTTAACGCAGTAAATTCTTTTTTGGTGAGTGAGATTTGAAAGTCGGCTTTTCCGCCCTTTCCGATCGCGTTGAAAATCGGAATAACGCTAGTGAGAGAGGCTCCATTGAGTATGGATACAAAAAAGGATAGTACGACCCCGGTGATTAATCTGTATTTATACTTGAAGGAATACCCCAAGAGGCGTCTATAGACGTTCATAGGTCCGGAATGTTTTATCCTAGATTTCTAGACTCGGTCTCTTCCCGGTTTCAGGTCGGACCGAAACCGACTCTTACCTTTTCCCTGGCTTTCCTTCTTTTGTCCCTTCTTTTTTATGATTGTGGAAAAGCGGAAAGAAGTCCCGAAAAACTGGTATTTTCACTGCCTTCTGATCCGATCTCTTTGGACCCGATCCGATCCACTGACTTATCTTCCAGAATTGTTCTAAAATATATCTACCCTAGACTTTTTGAAATAAATGGAGAAGGTACAATCCTTCCTTCTTTAGTAAGATCATATAAATTGGCAGAAGGTCCGTCATCCAAGATCAGAAGATTGATCTTGGAACTTCGCACTGATCCAAAATCAAATGTAAACGCTCCAACAGTTTTAGGATCTTTAGAAAGATTAAGAAATACTCCTGGGCCAAGAAGAAGCACATATTCTTTTTTAAAAGGTGGAAAGGTTCTCTCCGGTTCCAGTTTGGAAATTTATTTCGAAGGCGGCCTCAGAGAAACTTTAGAAAAACTTTCTCTGCCCCAAGCTTGGATCTATTGCGGTCCGCCTGAATCGGTTTGTGGTGATTTTAAATTAGCGGAATGGAAGAGGAATAATCATCTTAGATTAGTTGCAAATCATCGGAGCGAATTGGGTTCCGAGATTCTATTTAGAGTTCTTCCGCAAGCAAGTACAGGATTGTATTTATATTTCAAAGACGAATTGGATCTGATGAAATTGCCCGTATTCCTTCTCAAAAACTCATTAGTAAAAGAAGATCATATTTCCATTCGAAAAGGAGGCGGGGTACAATACATAGCGATCAACTCTAAGGACGCCTGCTTCGATAAGAACTTTAGAAAAGCGTTAAATTATTCGGTAGATAAACGAACAATCATCCGGGTCTTATTGGAAGGTAAGGGAGAAGTTTCCGTAGGCCCTTTTCCAAAATCCATTTCGGATACCTGGACTTCTTCCGAAGAGATTTATCCTTATGATCTTTCAAAGGCGAAAGAATTACTCTCTCGTTCTGTTTGTTATCCTAAAATTTTAGAAAGAGAATTGGAATTTAGGATGAGAGGAGACGAGGAGAACCAAGCAAATGGTGCTGCCGTAGTCCAAAACTTAAAAGAGCTTGGATTAAGGATTAAGATTCTCCCGATGGAAAAAGCAGCATTATATAAAGAGAATGGAGAGGGTAAGGGAGATCTAACATTACTATTTTGGTATGCAGATCTTCCCGGGCCGTTTGCATTTTTAGATCCGTTGTTTGCGGGAGATAGATTTGGGAATGGAGGGAATAGAGCCTTCTACTCTAACCCCAAAATGGAAAAAATTTTCCAAGAGATCAGATCTACCGACAAAACGGATATAAGCCCTCAGATCAAAGAAGCATTTTCACTTTTATCCGAAGATGCTCCTTGGATCTTTTTGTGGTCCCCTTACGAGTTATATTTAGTAGGGGACCGTTTATCTAAAAATCCTAATCGTCGCTCGGATCTTCCTTAGCTTCGGGAAGTTCTAATTCTACCGCGTCTTCTCCGGAAAGAGCTTCTTCGGAACCGTTTGTGGAAGAGGCTCCTTCCGTTTGGGTAACCGTAGGAGTAGTTGCTCCGCCTCCAGGCTGGTCTCCCACGTAATAATACTGTCCATAGAGAGGATGTTTACATTCTGCCTCGTTAGATAATAGTCCGCCTGTCTCCGCGCAGATATCGACTTTCACATAATCTCCATTAAATGGAGTGATAAGACTATCACCAAAACCTAATGTTCTTGCTACATAAGAAACATATCTAAACCAAATAGAACCGCTTGTACCTGAGCCGGAACCGGGGAATGGAGCGCCTAAATCGTTGCCTACCCAAACTGCGGTAACCAAATTCGGATTCACACCTGCGAACCAAACATCTCTTACACCTTTTCTGGAGCCCCAGCGTTTTTGGGCTTCTTTAGGAGATTGAACCGTTCCTGTTTTTCCGCCGAGCGGGAATTTTTCTCCTTCTTTTAATGCGATCTTGAGTGTGCCTTCTTCAGAGACGACCGCTTCTAATAAGTTTAAGGTCATTGCGCAGGCGACAGGATCTAAAATTTGTTCCGCTTCTTTCGGATCAGGCAGAAGGTTTACATAAAGTTCAGATCCTTCGAAATCGGTGATCCTTAAGATCTCAACAGGCTTCACCTTTTTACCGTTATTCGCAATTGTTGCGTATACCGTTGCAAGTTCCTTAGGAGAAAGTTCTCCGGAACCGAGGGCCAATGTAAGATTATGTTGGAATCTTCTGCTCAACTCAGAACTGTCCAGGTCTAGAATTTTTCCGAGAGTATGGATAAAATCACCTACACCTATCTCGTCCATGAACTTGACGGCGATCGTATTCACCGACTGAGCGAATGCGGTTCTGGTTTGCATTGCACCTCTATGCCCTTTATACCAGTTTTTAGGAGCATAACCTCTGATCTTGATCGGCTCGTCCACAACGATAGAAGTAGGAGTGGCGATCCTTTTTTCGAATGCCATCAGATAAACAAGCCCTTTGATCACTGAGCCCGGTTGTCTAACCGCGGAAACAGCACGATTTAATCTGAATATATTAGAAATTTTGTAACTACCGACCATTGCCTCCACATATCCATTCGCAGGATTGATGGAGATCAAACTTCCGTTCATATTTTCAATGATCTTGTTTTGTTTGGCAGCCTCGTCCGTTTTACCCGCTTTTATATAATTCGCTTTTTCTTCCGAAAGTTTTTTGCGAACCGCCTCAATTCCTTCTCTGAGAGAACGTTCTGCCGCTTCTTGTTTATCATAATCTAATGTGGTATACACATTCATACCGCGGCTTTCCAGATCTATCTCCGAGAAGTTCTCGATCACGAATTGGCGGACCCCGAAATTAAAATCGGAAGCTAGATTGATCGTAAAATCCTTATCAAATCCGTACTTTCCTATTTCGGAAGTGATTACAACCTTATCCTCTTCTTCCTTGGTTTCTTCCACCACGTAGAAGGACCTGAATTTACGGATATTCGCATCCACCTTCTTCTCAAAATCCCTTTCGATCGATTTAGGATTCGGATGAAGGTTTTGGTTTTTCCCCATTACGGTCATGACCATCTTCTGCCTTTTGAGAGCTATCTTAGGATTTCGGACCGCATTATAGTTAGAAGGAGCCGGAATTGTTCCTACAAGCAAAGCCGCTTCTGCAGGAGTTAATTCATATGCAGGTTTATTAAAGTAATAACGGGAAGCTTCTTCGACTCCCGTATTCCCTTCTCCCAAGAAGATACGATTCAGATACATCGCCAAGATCGTATTTTTATCGAATTTACTCTCCAGATAGAATGTGCAGTAAAATTCGGTGAGTTTATTGAATACGTTCCGAGCGCCAAGATCCAAAGTAAGTTTAGCCAACTGTTGGGTGAGAGTGGAACCGCCCTGTTTTTGGAAAGTGGTTAGATTGACTATGATCGCCCTGAGTAATGCCGTAAAATTTACACCATTATGTTCGTAAAAGTCCCTATCTTCGGAGCTGAGCAAGGCCCATATTATATTTCCATGATTTGCTAAATTATCGGTACGGATCGGTCTGAATTTCCTACGGGAAAATTCTCCGATCAATTTTCCGTTTTTGTCCAAGATACGGATCGGTTTGATCTCGTTCGGATCGTATGCATCCGAAACTTCCCTCTGGAAAGTCTCTAAATTGCGGGCGACTTCTTCTTGTTTGGTGAGCCACACAACGTAAGATCCTCCGATCAAAAAGGAAAGGATTACGATCCCGGAAATGACCGAGAATTTGAGGATGGATCTCCAGTTTGTTCTAGAATATTGGAGGAGTGCGGCTAAAATTCCAAGGATACGATCTTTGATGTTCATAAGGTCCGTCGGTAGGTTTTCCGCCGTAAGTTAGGGAAAGAAAAGGACTTTTTTTGCGGATTTTTGTCCACATTCTTCTCTCTTATGTCGGCATAAAACATATCCGAAAGGTTTAGAGTACGGACAAATAAAGAGCGATTCTGGTAGACAGTTCTGAAATTCTATGTCCAATAAAGTTTTGCTTTGGGTAACCGAAGAGCATAGGATCATGGAAGACCTGCCTTACAAAAAAGAAATTTCTCTGCGTTTTCAGTCTTCACCTCCTGCAAAGACTGAGATCTGGCCTAAGGTCAGCCTTTTATTCGGAAGAGAAGGAATTCCCACAGATCTGTCTCATCTTTATTTGAACGAGGATGGAGAATCCTGGGCCAATCTTGGCTATTGGGAGAATACAAAAGAATACGGCGCAGCTTGTGCGAATCTCGCGGAACATCTGGGAGCATTGGCCGGATTGGATCTAGATTCTAAACTATTGGATCTGGGATTTGGATGCGGGGACCAATTTAGGATTTGGGAGAACAACTTCGGAGTAAATGTTTCGAATATATACGGGATCAATATCTCTAAGATACAGATCGAATTCGCAAAAAGACGTTATGAAGGAAGAAGCAGCTCTCCTAATTTAATTTTAGGAAGTGTAGAAGGTTTGGCGGAATTCGAGGATAAAACCTTCGATGTGGTGCTCGCATTAGACAGTTTATATTTTATACCCAATAGAAACAGATTGGTCGGGGAAATTTATAGAATTTTAAGACCAGGAGGAGTATTCGTATCCGCAGAGATACTTCTCTCCGATCGAAAAATTTCTTATTGGGAAACTTTCAAAAGAAATTTGATACTCCGAATGGCAAAAATGTCTTCCGATCTCAAAAAGGTAGAAGGTATAGTATCCGAATATTCCGCCCTAGGATTCAACTTCG
This genomic interval carries:
- a CDS encoding LA_0442/LA_0875 N-terminal domain-containing protein, whose amino-acid sequence is MLRLKNKIKAAILFGCMICSLTSVHPNDQVIYMKDGRVITAEIISQTAFKMVIKLPDGSTKEISKQDIKRVAFKEAKTPEPKDKTPVGPPTPTPEEITKQQEEDSKKQAVLDEKTEKRKKQIEEAKRNRLDIFLGAGSGTVNFQGANYYDNVIAVGSSMGQDNGKFEYPIEPKPKSGKARSLEIRYSWNRFVGEAGASSVTSTATQSIIGIDGPSSGTFPKFIQGNYDVSMKHVYGNFSYSVYPHPKYDIRPVIGYHQFWTKTENSNSLTLGTGVAPLFTDQYFGMAPTSVAEVLKGFSYGIQYDVKFEKFEIRAGLHILQMKGFGTYDRQLNAYAPISAQAQSESIDVYNKWVAKGAIIDLKFLYPWKYGVSFWMGLNSMSWTYTMSETALSVGNGDSSGVDPESYPLGKLLFESLIGPGALKETKSTTIQIGATYSYDFNK
- the lpxK gene encoding tetraacyldisaccharide 4'-kinase, coding for MISFGKILFFPVLFLLSLVYKILFFLDRRLKTKRTLPSAVTISVGNFSVGGTGKTPFTLHLAKLLHSNFPNIPIVILSRGYGSSGKGIRRVTENSPPLEIGDEPLLLKKNLSFAEVYVGSNRYESYLKFRSENKIPDNQKVFVLLDDGFQHHALNRDLDLVLLDCTKLSKMEFVLPLGLLRESYTSVSRANFLVASKFSEEYEGLLSKWIKKYRPSQTLRFRFSPQKLIPLSSAGSEISVKDLSGKSVFCFAGLGNPGSFYSSLKDQNPSQLKTRSYPDHYSYTKEDLTQISEKSSGQDYIICTEKDGVKISSLIGTDKNFYKWFYLRLETALENESELIRSVRSFL
- a CDS encoding ABC transporter ATP-binding protein, with product MNVYRRLLGYSFKYKYRLITGVVLSFFVSILNGASLTSVIPIFNAIGKGGKADFQISLTKKEFTALKEREEGKELEAIQKIEALTADIKIKTNFYLTTLPKDQLVLLFCLFIFPIYLAKLLFLTGAVYCINSGGYLAVRDLRLELYSKAQELPLNHFVQEKTGIFMSRIVNDVEVLAKLISSDLKDAVVDFFYIITHLLILLFLSWEMFIAVLVVVPLIMGPVTSFADRIRKATRNQQERLSALNGHLQEVISGIRVIRAFSMEKTEAGRFWEINNDLSDKTFKGHFYHQIGPSLVELSSSIVAVIFLAFGAYLIELQKLTLGHFMIFFLTLVFLTRPFKQMGMLSNSIQSAVAAGTRVFEMLDSETDVKNPPNPIYPKKLSKELKFDSVGYTYPGAKSSALSDLNLSIQKGSTIALVGSSGAGKSTLVDLVPRLIDPSEGSITWDGTDLRNLDLASLRKKISIVNQQVFLFNGSIRENICYGTENVTEEKMREVSELAFATDFILSFEDGFDTVVGERGVMLSGGQRQRISIARALLNDPEILILDEATSALDTESERVVQQALESLYKNRTVIIIAHRLSTVQIADTIFTMEGGKVVESGSHSELIRLDGKYKKLYEMQFAESPV
- a CDS encoding ABC transporter substrate-binding protein; this encodes MFYPRFLDSVSSRFQVGPKPTLTFSLAFLLLSLLFYDCGKAERSPEKLVFSLPSDPISLDPIRSTDLSSRIVLKYIYPRLFEINGEGTILPSLVRSYKLAEGPSSKIRRLILELRTDPKSNVNAPTVLGSLERLRNTPGPRRSTYSFLKGGKVLSGSSLEIYFEGGLRETLEKLSLPQAWIYCGPPESVCGDFKLAEWKRNNHLRLVANHRSELGSEILFRVLPQASTGLYLYFKDELDLMKLPVFLLKNSLVKEDHISIRKGGGVQYIAINSKDACFDKNFRKALNYSVDKRTIIRVLLEGKGEVSVGPFPKSISDTWTSSEEIYPYDLSKAKELLSRSVCYPKILERELEFRMRGDEENQANGAAVVQNLKELGLRIKILPMEKAALYKENGEGKGDLTLLFWYADLPGPFAFLDPLFAGDRFGNGGNRAFYSNPKMEKIFQEIRSTDKTDISPQIKEAFSLLSEDAPWIFLWSPYELYLVGDRLSKNPNRRSDLP
- a CDS encoding transglycosylase domain-containing protein, whose product is MNIKDRILGILAALLQYSRTNWRSILKFSVISGIVILSFLIGGSYVVWLTKQEEVARNLETFQREVSDAYDPNEIKPIRILDKNGKLIGEFSRRKFRPIRTDNLANHGNIIWALLSSEDRDFYEHNGVNFTALLRAIIVNLTTFQKQGGSTLTQQLAKLTLDLGARNVFNKLTEFYCTFYLESKFDKNTILAMYLNRIFLGEGNTGVEEASRYYFNKPAYELTPAEAALLVGTIPAPSNYNAVRNPKIALKRQKMVMTVMGKNQNLHPNPKSIERDFEKKVDANIRKFRSFYVVEETKEEEDKVVITSEIGKYGFDKDFTINLASDFNFGVRQFVIENFSEIDLESRGMNVYTTLDYDKQEAAERSLREGIEAVRKKLSEEKANYIKAGKTDEAAKQNKIIENMNGSLISINPANGYVEAMVGSYKISNIFRLNRAVSAVRQPGSVIKGLVYLMAFEKRIATPTSIVVDEPIKIRGYAPKNWYKGHRGAMQTRTAFAQSVNTIAVKFMDEIGVGDFIHTLGKILDLDSSELSRRFQHNLTLALGSGELSPKELATVYATIANNGKKVKPVEILRITDFEGSELYVNLLPDPKEAEQILDPVACAMTLNLLEAVVSEEGTLKIALKEGEKFPLGGKTGTVQSPKEAQKRWGSRKGVRDVWFAGVNPNLVTAVWVGNDLGAPFPGSGSGTSGSIWFRYVSYVARTLGFGDSLITPFNGDYVKVDICAETGGLLSNEAECKHPLYGQYYYVGDQPGGGATTPTVTQTEGASSTNGSEEALSGEDAVELELPEAKEDPSDD
- a CDS encoding class I SAM-dependent methyltransferase: MSNKVLLWVTEEHRIMEDLPYKKEISLRFQSSPPAKTEIWPKVSLLFGREGIPTDLSHLYLNEDGESWANLGYWENTKEYGAACANLAEHLGALAGLDLDSKLLDLGFGCGDQFRIWENNFGVNVSNIYGINISKIQIEFAKRRYEGRSSSPNLILGSVEGLAEFEDKTFDVVLALDSLYFIPNRNRLVGEIYRILRPGGVFVSAEILLSDRKISYWETFKRNLILRMAKMSSDLKKVEGIVSEYSALGFNFEVLERIDPFVFPGFSQFILEKIKSEKKIPKRLAGRYEMLGEYFGSETIKKHFEYWIYKVRKPE